From a region of the Chitinophaga caseinilytica genome:
- a CDS encoding DUF4955 domain-containing protein, with product MKISYALAACLCAGATTYAQESPLWKEFLAARKTGKTATLPDFSYAGYHFSEKQPPSGNFRKIFNVTDYGAQPNDERYDDDAIQATIRAAEANPGGGIVLFPAGKFLIAPDEDKSKKITINKSGIVLRGAGSETGGTEIFASKMRINSRQFRFEPASRDTRKLAVITGKAERGGFWVNVADASALKAGQDVTLRHKSETFTRRYFAPQELKQDWSRLFGSNGGMVIQEIHTIAEVKGNRVRFENPLHIAIEPVEGHDFILERYEALEECGIENIRFTGNWNSYPEEFVHHKDSIHDGGWCAIAMEYVKDAWVRSCTFEHWNEGIFIRAGYRVTLENNHFGGKGGHSTIHARSGYGVLVRNCDFLSGHHGPGTGYTGVNTVVTGCRMAVDQNIDSHSGQPYATLFDNVRGGVFRNIGGPQPGFPHHGRDLVFWNFEHRSTWDFTYDFWDLQKRKNHTFAQPVFVGFTADRKIQFKNEGRNDSPGKRVEPQSLFDAQLGLRLAEKRSSK from the coding sequence ATGAAAATTAGCTATGCCCTTGCCGCATGTTTGTGCGCGGGCGCAACCACTTATGCGCAGGAATCTCCGCTCTGGAAGGAGTTCCTCGCCGCCCGGAAAACGGGCAAAACGGCCACCCTGCCGGATTTCTCCTACGCAGGGTACCACTTCTCCGAAAAACAGCCGCCGTCCGGCAATTTCAGGAAAATCTTCAACGTCACCGATTACGGAGCGCAGCCGAACGACGAGCGGTACGACGATGACGCCATCCAGGCAACCATTCGCGCCGCAGAGGCCAACCCCGGCGGAGGGATCGTATTGTTCCCCGCAGGGAAATTTCTCATCGCGCCAGACGAAGACAAATCCAAAAAAATCACGATCAACAAATCGGGGATCGTACTGCGGGGAGCCGGCAGCGAAACCGGCGGCACGGAAATCTTCGCCAGTAAAATGCGGATCAACAGCCGGCAGTTCCGCTTCGAACCTGCTTCCCGCGACACCCGCAAACTCGCCGTGATCACCGGCAAAGCGGAACGCGGCGGATTTTGGGTGAACGTGGCCGACGCTTCCGCCCTCAAAGCAGGACAAGACGTTACCCTCCGCCACAAAAGTGAAACTTTCACCCGCCGCTACTTCGCACCGCAGGAGCTGAAGCAGGACTGGTCGCGCCTCTTCGGCAGCAATGGCGGCATGGTCATCCAGGAAATCCACACCATCGCCGAAGTGAAAGGCAACCGTGTGCGTTTCGAAAACCCGCTCCACATCGCCATCGAACCGGTAGAAGGCCACGATTTCATCCTCGAACGGTACGAAGCCCTGGAAGAATGCGGCATCGAAAATATCCGGTTCACCGGCAACTGGAACAGCTATCCGGAGGAATTCGTCCATCACAAAGACAGTATCCACGACGGCGGCTGGTGCGCCATCGCGATGGAATATGTGAAAGACGCGTGGGTACGCTCCTGCACGTTCGAGCACTGGAACGAAGGCATCTTTATCCGTGCTGGTTACCGCGTTACGCTGGAAAACAACCATTTCGGCGGAAAAGGCGGCCACAGCACCATCCACGCGCGCTCCGGCTATGGGGTGCTTGTCCGAAACTGCGACTTCCTTTCCGGCCACCACGGCCCCGGAACGGGTTATACCGGCGTGAATACAGTGGTAACGGGGTGCCGCATGGCGGTAGACCAGAACATCGACAGCCATTCCGGGCAACCCTACGCCACATTATTCGATAACGTGCGCGGCGGCGTGTTCCGTAATATCGGCGGGCCGCAGCCGGGGTTCCCGCATCATGGCCGCGACCTCGTTTTCTGGAATTTCGAACATCGCTCCACCTGGGATTTCACGTATGATTTCTGGGATTTGCAGAAGCGGAAGAATCATACTTTCGCACAACCGGTTTTCGTCGGGTTTACGGCCGACAGGAAAATCCAGTTCAAAAACGAAGGTCGCAACGATTCGCCCGGCAAGCGCGTGGAGCCGCAAAGCCTCTTCGATGCCCAGCTCGGGTTGCGGTTGGCGGAGAAACGATCATCGAAATAG
- a CDS encoding DinB family protein, with protein sequence MPRPTKPEYAVFYETYVSRVPEDDLTAAFRKHTASVLVFLNKIPAAKREFAYAPGKWTVKEVLQHIIDAERVFAYRALNFARKDANPLPGFDENEFAAVARTEHREWNDMVEEFQFVRNASDHFFRALNEEELSRTGVASGNPISVRALGFIILGHAIHHMEVVKERYL encoded by the coding sequence ATGCCCAGACCCACGAAGCCGGAGTACGCCGTGTTTTACGAGACTTACGTAAGCAGGGTGCCCGAAGACGATCTGACCGCCGCATTCCGCAAACACACCGCATCCGTGCTGGTGTTCCTCAACAAAATCCCCGCCGCCAAAAGGGAATTCGCTTATGCCCCCGGCAAATGGACCGTCAAGGAAGTACTGCAGCACATCATAGACGCCGAGCGGGTTTTCGCCTACCGTGCCCTTAATTTCGCGCGGAAAGACGCAAACCCCCTGCCGGGATTCGACGAAAACGAATTCGCCGCCGTGGCGCGCACGGAACATCGCGAGTGGAACGATATGGTGGAAGAATTCCAGTTCGTCCGCAATGCGTCCGACCATTTTTTCCGCGCGCTGAACGAAGAGGAGCTTTCCCGTACGGGCGTTGCCAGCGGCAATCCCATCAGCGTCAGGGCCCTGGGGTTCATTATCCTCGGCCACGCCATTCACCATATGGAAGTGGTGAAAGAAAGATACCTGTAA
- a CDS encoding CocE/NonD family hydrolase: MLKQILAFFVAMLAFSASRAQQESEPSWLHENYTKTEVQIPMRDGTRLFTVVYAPKNAPGQHPILIERTPYSCAPYGEGLFPKMRASFAHYLRKGYIIVKQDVRGRWMSEGKFVDVRPYNPAPKKNETDESTDTYDTIDWLVKNVKGNNGNVGVSGISYPGFYSTMAALSHHPALKAVSPQAPVTDWFLGDDFHHNGAFMLSDAFAFYSGFGKPRPYPTTEGPTGYPYPTKDNYKFFLEAGTLPQIAQLMGDSIAFWKDLYGHPDLDAWWKARNVRPHLQKLRPAMLVVGGTFDAEDCFGAWATYKAIEKQNPGISNRIVMGPWYHGQWSTNDGTFLGNVKFGANTAEWYQENIEHPFFDHYLLGSPEKAIPEATVFFTGENQWLHFDQWPAAGITEKAMYLQPGGGLSFSKPASGKESSRYTSDPSKPVPYVPEIHHTRTISYMTDDQRFAARRPDVLVFQTGVLTEDMTLAGPVVAELLASISTTDADFVVKVIDVFPDDFSYGGPDAPTAHGRYVSATYPMGGYQMLVRGEVMRGKFRESFEKPVPFVPGKVTPVKFTLPDVAHTFQKGHRLMIQVQSSWFPLVDRNPQTFTDIYKAGPEAFVPSDIQIWHSAANASRILLPVLSK, translated from the coding sequence ATGCTTAAACAAATCCTGGCCTTTTTTGTGGCCATGCTGGCATTTTCCGCCAGTCGCGCGCAACAGGAATCAGAACCCTCCTGGCTGCACGAAAATTACACCAAAACGGAAGTTCAGATCCCCATGCGCGACGGTACCCGGCTCTTCACCGTGGTCTATGCGCCCAAAAACGCGCCGGGCCAACATCCCATCCTCATCGAGCGCACGCCCTACAGCTGCGCGCCCTACGGCGAAGGCCTGTTCCCGAAAATGCGCGCCAGCTTCGCGCATTACCTCCGCAAAGGGTACATCATCGTAAAGCAGGATGTGCGCGGCCGGTGGATGAGCGAAGGCAAATTTGTGGACGTTCGCCCCTATAATCCCGCACCCAAAAAGAACGAAACCGACGAATCCACCGATACGTACGACACCATCGACTGGTTGGTAAAAAACGTGAAAGGCAACAACGGGAACGTGGGCGTTTCCGGGATCAGCTATCCCGGGTTTTACTCCACCATGGCCGCTTTGAGCCATCACCCCGCGCTGAAGGCCGTAAGCCCCCAGGCGCCGGTGACCGACTGGTTCCTGGGCGACGATTTCCACCACAACGGCGCTTTCATGCTCAGCGACGCCTTCGCTTTTTACAGCGGCTTCGGCAAACCGCGGCCTTATCCCACAACGGAGGGGCCAACAGGCTATCCTTATCCCACCAAAGACAACTATAAGTTCTTCCTCGAAGCCGGCACCCTGCCGCAAATCGCGCAACTGATGGGCGATAGCATCGCTTTCTGGAAAGATCTCTACGGCCATCCCGACCTCGATGCCTGGTGGAAAGCCCGCAACGTGCGCCCCCACCTTCAAAAGCTGCGCCCCGCCATGCTGGTAGTGGGCGGTACTTTCGACGCGGAAGACTGCTTTGGCGCATGGGCCACCTACAAAGCCATCGAAAAACAGAACCCAGGTATCAGCAACCGCATTGTGATGGGCCCCTGGTACCACGGGCAATGGTCTACCAACGACGGCACCTTCCTCGGCAATGTGAAATTTGGCGCAAATACCGCCGAATGGTACCAGGAAAACATCGAGCACCCGTTCTTCGACCATTATCTCCTCGGATCGCCCGAAAAAGCGATCCCGGAAGCTACCGTATTCTTTACCGGCGAAAACCAGTGGCTCCATTTCGACCAGTGGCCTGCCGCCGGCATTACCGAAAAGGCGATGTACCTGCAGCCGGGCGGCGGGCTGTCGTTCAGCAAACCCGCGTCGGGCAAGGAATCCAGCCGTTATACGAGCGATCCTTCCAAACCGGTGCCCTACGTTCCGGAAATCCATCATACCCGTACCATCAGCTATATGACGGACGATCAGCGATTTGCGGCCCGCCGGCCGGATGTGCTGGTGTTCCAGACCGGCGTGCTGACCGAAGACATGACGCTTGCCGGCCCGGTGGTGGCGGAGCTGCTGGCCAGCATCAGCACTACGGATGCCGATTTCGTCGTAAAGGTGATCGATGTGTTCCCGGATGATTTCAGTTACGGGGGGCCGGATGCCCCAACCGCTCACGGGCGTTACGTTTCAGCGACTTACCCCATGGGCGGGTACCAGATGCTGGTGCGCGGCGAAGTGATGCGCGGCAAATTCCGGGAGAGCTTCGAAAAACCCGTGCCTTTCGTGCCCGGGAAAGTGACGCCGGTGAAATTTACGCTCCCCGATGTGGCGCATACCTTCCAGAAAGGCCACCGGCTCATGATCCAGGTGCAAAGCAGCTGGTTCCCGCTGGTAGACCGGAATCCGCAGACTTTTACGGATATTTACAAAGCCGGGCCGGAAGCGTTCGTGCCGTCAGACATCCAGATCTGGCATAGCGCCGCCAACGCTTCGCGGATTTTGCTGCCCGTTCTTTCGAAGTGA
- a CDS encoding FKBP-type peptidyl-prolyl cis-trans isomerase: MISRKSLFICLLGVLTVQAAYSQKRKKKGPEVPPPPALVTTLDSVSYTIGNDMGEMLKKQGLDTLNLQLFFKAIEDIYKGDSAMITTEKGMSVVSNYLQQIKLEKATKNKAAGEQFLAANKTKEGVNTTPSGLQYQVLVNGTGPKPSLQDKVKVHYTGKLIDGTIFDSSEQRGEPIVLPLTGVIKGWTEALQLMPVGSKWKLFIPADLAYGERQAGAKIQPNSTLVFDVQLIEIVKE; this comes from the coding sequence ATGATTTCCAGAAAAAGCCTGTTTATCTGTTTGCTGGGCGTTTTGACCGTCCAGGCCGCCTATAGCCAAAAAAGGAAGAAGAAAGGCCCCGAAGTGCCGCCCCCTCCCGCCCTCGTTACCACGCTCGATTCCGTGTCGTACACCATCGGGAACGATATGGGCGAAATGCTGAAAAAGCAGGGACTGGATACGCTGAACCTCCAGCTTTTCTTCAAAGCCATCGAAGATATCTACAAGGGCGATTCTGCCATGATCACCACTGAAAAAGGGATGAGCGTTGTCAGCAATTACCTGCAGCAGATCAAGCTGGAAAAAGCCACTAAGAATAAAGCCGCCGGCGAACAATTCCTGGCCGCCAACAAAACGAAGGAAGGCGTGAACACCACGCCCAGCGGCCTGCAATACCAGGTGCTGGTGAACGGGACGGGCCCCAAACCTTCGCTGCAGGACAAAGTGAAAGTGCATTATACCGGCAAGCTGATCGATGGTACTATTTTCGATAGTTCCGAACAGCGCGGCGAGCCCATCGTACTGCCGCTGACGGGCGTGATCAAGGGATGGACGGAAGCCCTCCAGCTGATGCCCGTTGGTTCCAAATGGAAGCTCTTCATCCCGGCAGACCTGGCCTATGGCGAACGTCAGGCCGGTGCCAAGATCCAGCCCAACAGCACGCTCGTGTTCGACGTGCAGTTGATCGAAATCGTGAAAGAATAG
- a CDS encoding LytTR family DNA-binding domain-containing protein, with protein sequence MRRFKTIIVEDEPSPRKELEWLVERTPQLEHAGTADSVEAARELIIARQPDLLLLDIQLKDGTAFDLLHHFPNPAFRIIFITAFGHHAIRAIRFGALDYLLKPLCHEEFSQAAERLQEQELAYQQRLELAREMALPGKPADPDDRICIPSVDSLHMIRLGDIVHLAGDGAYTSITLHPGKKITASRPLKHYESLLPPEQFIRPHQSWIVNRSRIAKYLKSGFLVMDDQSEIPVATRKRDLIIQLLSTYR encoded by the coding sequence ATGCGACGTTTCAAAACCATTATCGTTGAAGACGAACCTTCGCCTCGCAAGGAACTGGAATGGCTCGTTGAACGAACGCCCCAACTGGAGCACGCCGGAACGGCAGACAGCGTTGAAGCCGCACGGGAACTCATTATCGCACGACAACCCGACCTTCTCCTGCTCGACATCCAGCTGAAAGACGGCACTGCCTTCGATCTGTTGCACCACTTCCCCAACCCAGCTTTCCGCATCATTTTCATCACCGCATTCGGCCACCACGCCATCCGCGCCATCCGTTTCGGGGCGCTCGACTATCTGCTCAAACCCCTTTGCCATGAAGAATTCTCGCAGGCCGCAGAACGGCTGCAGGAACAGGAATTGGCGTACCAACAGCGGCTGGAGCTGGCCCGCGAAATGGCGCTGCCGGGCAAGCCCGCAGACCCCGACGACCGGATCTGCATCCCTTCGGTAGACAGCCTTCATATGATCCGCCTCGGCGATATCGTGCACCTGGCGGGCGACGGCGCCTACACGAGCATTACCCTGCATCCCGGCAAAAAAATTACGGCTTCCCGCCCCCTCAAGCACTACGAATCGCTACTGCCGCCAGAGCAGTTCATCCGGCCGCACCAATCGTGGATCGTGAACCGCAGCCGCATCGCGAAATACCTGAAAAGCGGATTCCTCGTGATGGACGACCAATCCGAAATTCCCGTGGCCACCCGCAAGCGCGACCTCATCATTCAACTCCTGAGCACTTACCGATGA
- a CDS encoding histidine kinase, with the protein MISRRLPVWGICFLAACRPPATPPDVTAFDQLEKTADSLQTASPQIQEHSWRQTLQTATARHDTTAIVYARYQLAKAVARTIPDSAEYHIGEALRQLGPDEANDILRFMLYNGAGIVAEQQRKYHQAAWCYNASAAIILNGQAPGTRPLAKVICLLNAGQYNTKQGQHPRAIRQMREALAILHQMPEPSTRHLFRAQSQLFAAMAEDGTPVDSLRHVLQNIRNIAQQTGDTLQLRFSEDHAGLFHTLAFQFDSAIVHYGRVRGFDEAALAAHQPSAPRNLYTTLANLVSLESRAGRLSAARQLTQRMKEIERSFSEMLADDERAIGLKALSDLQFAEKDVQAAQATTTELLQLKDQISRNAGVQSAAELDALYELQAKDRTIRQMDLQAAETGETLAMQRLLLLVAVLGGVLAVSWLVMAYYFQRQKRMREEQAGVLLQQQLLRAQMEPHFIFNTLGALQRFIRFNEQEPAIRYLGHFSRLLRSNLELSRQSYAPLTEEIEALENYLALQQMRFEQAFRYEIVCPDAEGAFIPPCSSSRSWKTRSCMGSG; encoded by the coding sequence ATGATTTCCAGACGGCTCCCTGTATGGGGAATATGCTTCCTGGCCGCCTGCAGGCCGCCGGCCACACCTCCTGACGTCACTGCTTTCGATCAGCTGGAAAAAACGGCGGACAGTCTGCAAACGGCAAGCCCCCAAATCCAGGAGCACAGCTGGCGACAAACGTTGCAGACCGCAACGGCCAGACACGATACCACCGCTATCGTTTACGCCCGGTACCAGCTCGCCAAGGCCGTCGCCAGAACGATTCCCGATAGCGCGGAATACCATATCGGCGAAGCGCTACGGCAACTGGGGCCCGATGAAGCGAACGATATACTGCGCTTCATGCTGTACAATGGTGCGGGCATTGTGGCAGAACAGCAGCGCAAATACCACCAGGCGGCATGGTGCTACAATGCTTCCGCCGCGATCATCCTCAACGGGCAAGCTCCCGGCACCAGGCCCCTGGCGAAAGTCATTTGCCTGCTGAACGCGGGCCAATACAATACGAAGCAGGGCCAGCATCCACGGGCCATCCGGCAAATGAGGGAAGCGCTGGCCATCCTCCATCAAATGCCCGAGCCCAGTACCCGCCACCTTTTCCGCGCGCAATCGCAGTTGTTTGCCGCCATGGCGGAAGATGGAACGCCGGTGGATTCGTTGCGCCACGTATTGCAAAACATCCGCAACATCGCACAGCAAACCGGCGACACCCTGCAGCTGCGGTTTTCGGAAGATCACGCCGGGCTTTTCCATACCCTCGCGTTTCAGTTCGACAGCGCCATCGTGCATTACGGGCGTGTCCGCGGCTTCGACGAAGCCGCCCTGGCGGCGCATCAGCCCAGCGCGCCGCGGAACCTGTACACAACCCTGGCTAACCTCGTTTCGCTGGAATCCCGCGCAGGCAGGCTATCGGCAGCCCGCCAATTGACGCAGCGGATGAAAGAAATTGAGCGGTCTTTCAGTGAAATGTTGGCGGACGACGAAAGGGCCATAGGCCTCAAAGCCTTGTCAGACCTTCAATTCGCCGAAAAAGACGTACAGGCTGCGCAGGCAACGACAACGGAATTGCTGCAGCTGAAAGACCAAATTTCCCGCAACGCCGGCGTGCAGTCTGCCGCCGAGCTCGACGCGCTCTACGAATTACAGGCCAAAGACCGCACCATCCGTCAAATGGACCTTCAGGCCGCCGAAACCGGCGAAACGCTCGCCATGCAGCGGTTGCTGCTGCTGGTTGCAGTGCTCGGCGGTGTGCTGGCGGTTTCCTGGCTGGTGATGGCTTATTATTTCCAGCGGCAGAAGCGCATGCGGGAGGAACAGGCGGGGGTGTTGCTGCAACAGCAGCTGCTGCGGGCACAAATGGAGCCGCATTTTATTTTCAATACGCTTGGTGCCTTGCAACGGTTCATCCGGTTCAACGAACAGGAGCCCGCCATCCGGTACCTGGGTCATTTCAGCCGGTTGCTACGCAGCAACCTGGAACTGAGCCGGCAAAGCTATGCGCCGCTGACGGAGGAAATCGAGGCGCTTGAAAATTATCTCGCGCTGCAGCAAATGCGCTTCGAACAGGCGTTTCGTTATGAGATCGTTTGCCCCGACGCCGAGGGCGCTTTCATCCCCCCATGCTCATCCAGCCGTTCGTGGAAAACTCGATCCTGCATGGGATCAGGTTGA
- a CDS encoding tetratricopeptide repeat protein, which yields MDIKIILILIGLAIASGPVTGQTLAPKGGERTEVNYVRGVRALAAGDVEILELGHHPQLCTLFVAGNPDHLQIQRVLKNGNENGGYSCNRLFSITFNPNGQLASMRPLTDAENEKYSDLQPIMALAVAAPSADEPTLSGQYKKAQTLYDEGKSDAAITLLNNIISRNTQNPDYHFLKAKCLAKKGLHAQALREAAFALKMDPQNPEMLHFSAVSAYFLKDYPKAAEYFEKAIQHDYVYSALPFHNYVRMLIEIPRPDRAIEIYNVWKHRVDLLWGAQGYQDQYTEDLDFYAAQAFELDHQFGTALFMYEELLVIDPLFFGYHAQRARVLMKKGEGIEALQSFHEALRLAPKEEKDALCGEAAQAYADYFRNKPANETLAFPCAPKPRAH from the coding sequence ATGGATATAAAAATCATCCTGATTTTAATTGGTCTCGCCATCGCCTCCGGCCCCGTAACCGGACAAACCCTTGCACCGAAAGGGGGTGAACGGACCGAAGTGAATTACGTCCGCGGCGTGCGCGCCCTGGCTGCCGGCGATGTTGAAATCCTCGAACTGGGGCACCATCCGCAGCTGTGTACGCTCTTCGTGGCCGGGAATCCAGATCATCTGCAAATCCAGCGCGTGCTGAAAAACGGCAACGAAAATGGCGGCTATTCCTGCAACCGGCTTTTCTCCATCACTTTCAACCCCAATGGCCAACTGGCATCCATGCGCCCCCTCACTGATGCCGAAAACGAAAAGTACAGCGATCTCCAGCCCATTATGGCCCTGGCGGTCGCTGCTCCTTCGGCCGATGAACCAACGCTGTCTGGCCAATACAAAAAAGCACAAACCCTGTACGACGAAGGAAAATCCGATGCTGCCATCACGCTCCTCAACAACATCATATCCCGCAACACCCAAAACCCCGACTACCACTTCCTCAAAGCCAAATGCCTGGCTAAAAAGGGACTACACGCGCAAGCGCTCCGCGAAGCCGCTTTCGCCTTGAAGATGGATCCCCAAAACCCCGAAATGCTCCATTTCTCCGCGGTGAGCGCATATTTCCTGAAAGACTACCCCAAGGCCGCCGAATACTTCGAAAAAGCGATCCAGCATGATTATGTATACAGTGCGCTCCCCTTCCACAATTACGTTCGGATGCTCATCGAGATCCCCCGCCCCGATCGCGCCATCGAAATTTACAACGTCTGGAAACACAGGGTAGATTTACTGTGGGGCGCGCAAGGTTACCAGGACCAATACACGGAAGACCTCGATTTTTACGCTGCGCAAGCCTTCGAGCTGGACCATCAATTCGGGACCGCCCTCTTCATGTATGAGGAGCTCCTCGTCATAGATCCCCTGTTCTTCGGTTACCACGCCCAACGCGCCCGGGTGCTCATGAAAAAAGGAGAAGGCATCGAAGCGCTGCAATCATTCCACGAAGCGCTTCGCCTCGCCCCGAAAGAAGAGAAAGACGCCCTTTGCGGAGAAGCCGCGCAAGCTTATGCCGACTATTTCCGCAACAAGCCCGCCAACGAAACGCTGGCCTTCCCCTGCGCCCCAAAGCCCCGTGCACATTGA
- a CDS encoding WG repeat-containing protein has translation MALASGCQPKQPSSRQESKADTLRPKLEKLAGHLDSVNNIWVADDTRYSPDPFSSPESPYATVSIPGDTAVVGLINRKGEIVVPIRYHQISLGFAYGLNNVGIGDKHGLVNEYGQEVVPPVYDYIAMDVEDSLIRIGMNDKYGLIDLQGKVVIPLEYADVKSVGEGMVAVMKEPQRWGIVNLKNERIHPPVFTYTDRFVNGVVTLQQADGEDYLVYANGTVKKK, from the coding sequence ATGGCTTTGGCATCAGGATGCCAGCCGAAACAGCCGTCTTCCCGGCAGGAAAGCAAAGCAGATACGCTCCGCCCAAAGCTGGAGAAGCTCGCCGGTCACCTGGATTCCGTCAACAACATCTGGGTCGCGGACGATACGCGATATTCACCTGATCCGTTTTCAAGCCCCGAAAGCCCGTACGCCACGGTTTCCATCCCGGGCGATACGGCGGTTGTTGGCCTTATCAACCGCAAAGGCGAGATCGTGGTGCCCATCCGGTACCACCAGATCAGCCTGGGTTTTGCGTACGGTCTCAATAACGTAGGGATAGGGGACAAGCACGGTTTGGTGAACGAATACGGCCAGGAAGTGGTGCCGCCGGTATACGACTATATCGCCATGGATGTGGAAGACAGCCTGATCCGGATCGGGATGAACGATAAGTATGGTTTGATCGATCTGCAGGGGAAAGTGGTGATCCCGCTGGAATATGCCGATGTAAAATCTGTCGGGGAAGGAATGGTGGCGGTGATGAAGGAACCGCAGCGCTGGGGGATCGTGAACCTGAAAAACGAAAGGATCCATCCACCGGTTTTTACCTATACAGACCGTTTCGTGAATGGCGTGGTTACGTTACAGCAGGCCGATGGGGAAGATTATCTGGTGTATGCGAATGGAACTGTCAAGAAAAAATAG
- a CDS encoding chorismate synthase produces MNSFGRLFRVNVFGESHGESVGVNIDGVPAGISLRQDDFLADLERRKGGARGTTPRKEDDLPFLKSGVFNDRTTGAPITILFENNNTRSADYAKLREFPRPGHADFVAAKKFGGFEDYRGGGHFSGRLTLNLVAAGVIAKKILGDSISVRAEITEVGGIADPEQGLEEAIKAKDSVGGIVECRVDGLPIGLGEPFFDSLESNLAHAVFAIPAVKGIEFGAGFAAAKMKGLEHNDPIIDMEGKTATNHAGGVVGGITNGNQLVFRIAVKPTSSTPKEQQTLNITTGEVETFSVKGRHDLCIALRVPVVLEAVTAMVLADFMLLEQRRPRVFGA; encoded by the coding sequence ATGAACAGCTTCGGCAGATTATTCAGGGTGAATGTATTCGGAGAATCGCACGGGGAAAGCGTCGGCGTTAACATCGACGGCGTTCCTGCGGGCATCTCCCTGCGCCAGGACGATTTTCTGGCCGACCTGGAGCGCCGCAAAGGCGGTGCGCGCGGCACCACGCCCCGGAAGGAAGACGATTTGCCGTTCCTGAAATCGGGCGTGTTCAACGACCGTACAACCGGCGCGCCCATTACGATCCTTTTCGAAAACAATAATACCCGGAGCGCGGATTATGCCAAGCTGCGGGAGTTTCCGCGGCCCGGCCACGCAGATTTCGTAGCGGCGAAGAAATTCGGCGGATTCGAGGATTACCGTGGCGGCGGGCACTTCAGCGGCCGGTTGACGCTCAACCTCGTGGCGGCAGGCGTGATCGCGAAGAAGATATTGGGAGACAGCATCTCCGTGAGAGCCGAGATCACCGAAGTAGGCGGCATCGCCGATCCTGAGCAGGGATTGGAGGAAGCCATCAAAGCCAAAGATTCGGTGGGCGGCATCGTGGAGTGCAGGGTAGACGGGTTGCCGATCGGGTTGGGAGAACCGTTTTTCGATTCCCTCGAATCCAACCTGGCGCATGCCGTGTTCGCCATCCCGGCGGTGAAGGGCATCGAGTTCGGCGCAGGTTTCGCCGCGGCGAAAATGAAAGGCCTCGAACATAACGACCCCATCATCGATATGGAAGGCAAAACCGCTACCAATCACGCCGGTGGCGTGGTGGGAGGGATCACCAACGGCAACCAGCTGGTGTTCCGCATCGCGGTGAAACCTACCTCTTCCACCCCGAAAGAGCAGCAAACGCTCAACATCACGACGGGAGAAGTAGAAACTTTCTCGGTGAAGGGGCGTCACGATCTCTGCATCGCGCTGCGTGTGCCCGTGGTGCTGGAAGCCGTAACAGCCATGGTGCTGGCGGATTTCATGCTGCTGGAGCAACGCAGGCCCAGGGTGTTTGGAGCGTAA